The following coding sequences lie in one Alloacidobacterium dinghuense genomic window:
- a CDS encoding alkaline phosphatase family protein — protein sequence MSINRRDFLRNAATASAAAGLTPAVARMPRVSASSTPLPAPGSSGIEHIVVVMMENRSFDHLLGWLPGANGAQAGLAYTDGQGISHPTYQLTDFVGCSHPDPDHSYTGGRSEVDGGKMDGWLRTTTNDNFCIGYYTEDQLPFLSGFARNFTTLDNYFASILGPTFPNRIFSYAAQTDRISNTVDLSSLPTIFDSLQNAGVSCRYYFSNVPFLALWGLKYIDIPRVYDDFLLDAFFGNLPSVSFLDPRYTLLDDGLGNDDHPHADIRSGEAFLSRVYKALKDSPNWKSTVLIVNRDEWGGFYDTVPPPRAAAPNDVDSDIVDGKTLLGCRVPVVVASPFSSGNPTTPRVNSLVYDHTSVLKLIEWRFGLAPLTRRDASNDVANLAYALDFENPNFHPPSLAKVNAPPPTPCGPESILPLDEGSQSLALSAANRHLAGKENESYDFYDLLMSERTAGWPIPAR from the coding sequence ATGAGCATCAACCGCAGAGACTTCCTGCGCAACGCCGCCACCGCATCCGCCGCTGCCGGGCTTACGCCTGCCGTAGCTCGGATGCCCCGCGTCTCCGCCTCGTCGACACCGCTCCCTGCTCCAGGAAGCTCTGGAATCGAACACATCGTTGTCGTTATGATGGAGAACCGCAGCTTCGACCACCTGCTCGGCTGGCTTCCCGGCGCCAACGGCGCCCAGGCCGGCCTCGCGTACACCGACGGTCAGGGCATCAGCCATCCCACCTATCAGCTCACTGATTTCGTCGGCTGCTCTCATCCCGATCCGGACCACTCCTACACGGGCGGCCGCTCCGAAGTCGACGGCGGCAAAATGGACGGCTGGCTCCGCACCACCACCAACGACAATTTCTGCATCGGTTACTATACCGAGGACCAGCTCCCCTTCCTCAGCGGCTTCGCCCGCAATTTCACCACTCTCGACAACTACTTCGCCTCAATCCTCGGGCCAACTTTTCCGAATCGGATCTTCTCCTACGCGGCGCAGACCGATCGCATCTCTAACACCGTAGATCTTTCGAGCCTGCCTACCATCTTCGACAGCCTGCAAAACGCTGGAGTCAGTTGCCGCTACTATTTTTCTAACGTTCCCTTCCTCGCGCTGTGGGGGCTCAAGTATATCGACATCCCCCGCGTCTATGACGACTTCCTGCTCGACGCCTTCTTCGGCAATTTACCCTCGGTTTCGTTCCTGGATCCCCGCTACACCCTTCTCGACGATGGCCTCGGCAACGACGACCACCCGCATGCCGACATCCGCTCCGGCGAAGCCTTTCTCAGCCGCGTCTACAAAGCGCTGAAGGACAGCCCAAACTGGAAGAGCACCGTGCTGATCGTGAATCGCGACGAGTGGGGAGGCTTCTACGACACCGTCCCTCCACCGCGCGCCGCCGCGCCCAACGACGTCGACTCTGACATCGTGGACGGCAAGACCCTGCTCGGCTGTCGGGTTCCGGTAGTGGTCGCCTCTCCCTTCAGCAGCGGCAATCCCACCACTCCAAGGGTGAATTCGCTCGTCTACGACCACACTTCCGTCCTCAAGCTCATCGAATGGCGCTTCGGTCTCGCGCCGCTCACCCGCCGTGATGCTTCCAATGACGTCGCCAACCTCGCCTATGCCCTCGACTTCGAAAATCCCAACTTCCACCCACCATCGTTGGCCAAAGTAAACGCCCCGCCGCCAACCCCATGCGGCCCGGAGAGCATCCTGCCACTTGACGAGGGGAGTCAGAGCCTCGCGCTCTCAGCCGCCAATCGCCATTTAGCCGGCAAGGAAAACGAAAGCTACGACTTTTACGATCTCCTCATGAGCGAACGGACCGCAGGATGGCCCATTCCGGCTAGGTGA
- a CDS encoding CRTAC1 family protein yields MMWFRRNQRRVSTIASLIVSFLLCPVSHSQTSAEPKPVPGNFVEVTDAVGVHFQHQAPHTSKKYLIETMGSGVALFDYDNDGRLDLFLVNGAPFSDPTPKGTIPQKTGPEYWNRLYHQKADGTFEDVTEKAGLQGVGYGMGVAVGDYDNDGREDLYVTAYGGNKLYHNNGDGTFADVTAKAGVAGSGWSTSAAWVDLDNDGRLDLVVLRYIQWDWDDLWCGEHREGYRGYCHPDVFQPISMLVYHNNGDGTFTEEAHKLGLDKPAKALGIAIADYDHDGHPDIFVANDSMVEFLFHNNGDGTFEEVGLDSEVAVDGEGRTYAGMGVDFSDYNNDGLPDIVVTNLANQKYALYQNSGDGAFTYSSYTSGIGGMTLLHSGWGIRFLDYDNDGRKDMLIAQGHDLDTIEKTFPQLHYREPLLLAWNVNGAKFVDVSAMSGDVFTKRWVGRGMAIGDINNDGLLDAVVTENGGPAHVLLNKTKTSNHWLGIKLIGHKSNRDGIGAVIKITTSAGPQWQTVTTSVGYLSSSDPRAHFGLGKDVSAQSVEIRWPSGIVQTLKDVKGDQYVTVDEAASK; encoded by the coding sequence GACGTCTGCGGAACCAAAGCCGGTTCCTGGTAACTTTGTCGAAGTGACAGACGCGGTCGGAGTTCACTTCCAGCATCAAGCTCCGCATACTTCAAAGAAATATCTGATCGAGACGATGGGATCGGGCGTCGCACTTTTCGATTATGACAATGACGGCCGTCTCGATCTGTTCCTCGTAAACGGTGCGCCTTTCAGCGACCCCACGCCAAAGGGAACAATTCCTCAGAAGACAGGACCCGAGTATTGGAATCGGCTCTATCACCAGAAGGCCGACGGAACGTTTGAAGATGTTACTGAGAAGGCTGGTCTTCAGGGTGTCGGTTATGGCATGGGTGTCGCCGTCGGCGACTACGATAACGATGGCCGTGAAGACCTGTATGTCACGGCATACGGTGGAAACAAGCTTTACCACAACAACGGAGATGGCACTTTTGCGGATGTGACTGCCAAGGCCGGTGTCGCGGGCAGCGGTTGGTCAACGAGTGCAGCATGGGTCGACCTCGACAACGATGGGCGGCTGGACCTGGTGGTCCTTCGCTATATCCAGTGGGATTGGGACGACCTGTGGTGCGGTGAGCATCGCGAAGGGTATCGCGGATACTGTCATCCCGATGTCTTCCAGCCCATCTCGATGCTGGTCTATCACAACAACGGCGACGGAACGTTTACAGAGGAGGCGCACAAACTCGGACTCGACAAGCCCGCCAAGGCTTTGGGCATCGCCATCGCTGATTACGATCACGATGGCCATCCGGACATCTTCGTTGCCAACGACTCGATGGTCGAGTTCCTCTTCCATAACAACGGAGATGGCACTTTTGAAGAGGTTGGTCTCGATTCAGAGGTCGCGGTGGATGGCGAAGGCCGCACATACGCAGGCATGGGCGTCGACTTCTCCGACTACAACAATGACGGCCTGCCCGACATTGTTGTAACGAACCTGGCGAACCAGAAGTATGCGCTGTATCAGAACAGCGGCGACGGTGCATTCACCTATTCAAGTTACACATCGGGCATCGGCGGCATGACGTTGCTGCATTCCGGCTGGGGCATTCGTTTTCTCGACTACGACAATGACGGGCGTAAAGACATGCTGATTGCTCAGGGGCACGATCTCGACACAATCGAGAAGACCTTTCCGCAGCTTCACTATCGCGAGCCCCTGCTTTTGGCATGGAATGTCAACGGCGCCAAGTTTGTCGATGTCTCGGCGATGTCGGGTGATGTCTTCACAAAGCGCTGGGTTGGGCGCGGGATGGCGATCGGCGACATCAATAATGACGGGTTGCTCGATGCAGTTGTGACCGAGAATGGCGGTCCGGCGCACGTCCTGCTTAACAAGACAAAGACCAGCAATCACTGGCTTGGCATCAAGCTCATCGGCCACAAGAGCAATCGCGACGGCATCGGCGCGGTGATCAAGATTACGACCTCTGCCGGGCCTCAGTGGCAGACGGTGACGACGAGCGTTGGCTATCTTTCATCGAGCGACCCGCGTGCGCACTTCGGGTTGGGCAAGGACGTATCGGCCCAGAGCGTTGAAATCCGCTGGCCGAGCGGCATTGTTCAAACGCTCAAGGACGTGAAAGGTGATCAGTACGTGACCGTCGACGAGGCGGCCTCTAAATAG
- a CDS encoding alpha/beta fold hydrolase: protein MLRRHFLLAGTALLISFITPLHSQNGTTWKDPSPHAVRFVTVSDGVRLEVLDWGGSGAPVVLLAGGGDTAHMFDDFAPKLTTHNHVYGITRRGFGASGFADATDAGERLGKDVLAVIDALKLDKPILVGHSIAGAELSWMANLYPDRIAGVVYLDAGYSYAFDDGKGAAIADMMKLKPPQPPPPSAADLASFRALQSYDDRMNGFEFPEGELHEVRQTNPDGSVGDFRNPPGGAMLMKLISGGQKYTRIPVPSLFIFANPHSLGTWVDASADVSVRSDAKAYSTALAAMTERQEKSVESGVPVAYVITIPNGNHFVFLSNEMECLHAVEAFLSKLSQPHIVRSALPLRRE from the coding sequence ATGCTCCGACGCCATTTCCTGCTCGCTGGCACTGCTTTGCTGATTTCTTTCATAACGCCTCTTCATTCGCAAAACGGCACCACGTGGAAAGATCCTTCACCGCATGCAGTCCGGTTCGTGACGGTTAGCGACGGTGTTCGGCTGGAAGTGCTGGACTGGGGCGGTTCCGGCGCACCAGTGGTGCTGCTGGCAGGAGGCGGAGACACTGCGCATATGTTTGACGACTTCGCGCCCAAGCTCACGACTCACAATCATGTTTACGGGATTACCCGGCGCGGGTTCGGTGCTTCTGGTTTTGCAGACGCGACCGACGCAGGTGAACGGCTGGGCAAGGACGTTCTCGCCGTAATCGATGCCCTTAAACTCGATAAGCCGATCCTGGTAGGACACTCTATCGCCGGCGCAGAACTAAGTTGGATGGCAAACCTGTATCCAGATCGGATTGCAGGCGTTGTCTACCTCGATGCTGGCTATTCCTACGCATTCGACGACGGAAAGGGAGCCGCAATTGCCGACATGATGAAGCTGAAGCCACCTCAACCCCCACCCCCCAGCGCAGCCGACCTGGCCAGCTTCAGGGCATTGCAAAGCTACGATGACCGCATGAATGGGTTCGAATTTCCAGAAGGAGAGCTTCACGAGGTGAGGCAAACCAATCCGGACGGAAGCGTCGGGGATTTTCGCAATCCTCCCGGTGGCGCGATGCTTATGAAGTTGATTTCAGGGGGACAAAAGTACACCAGGATTCCCGTTCCCTCTCTTTTCATTTTCGCCAATCCGCATAGCCTGGGAACCTGGGTTGATGCAAGTGCCGATGTGTCGGTGCGGTCCGATGCAAAGGCTTATTCCACCGCATTAGCAGCCATGACAGAGAGGCAGGAGAAATCAGTTGAAAGTGGTGTGCCCGTAGCCTATGTCATCACCATCCCCAATGGAAATCATTTCGTCTTCCTGTCGAATGAAATGGAGTGCTTGCACGCCGTGGAAGCTTTCCTCTCGAAGCTGAGTCAGCCCCATATTGTTCGAAGTGCGCTTCCACTCAGGCGCGAGTGA
- a CDS encoding CgeB family protein: protein MDDHTPTRRKILYVANLEFAGTSVHRVEAMKRLGQEVVTFTPAASLPQSRILAKLRYYYPVGPLVSGVNRDLLKMVHRERPDVVWFDKPLFFTPETIQEIKSTGATTVCYNQDNPFGPRNDGCWMQFLRAYRYFDLNCLFRKADVIRYQGWNLPYIELQFSHDPQQNFPPPAEWTDAQRHREVSFTGSPFDDRAEFLMTLAEKHRLPVLITGPRWERGLNQQQIEKYVTGGLLTSDAYRENIWRSKINLAFVTHSNEDDVAHKAFEITACGSFLLAERTAAHLAAFKEDEEAVFFSTVEECADKARYYLDHASERASIASRGRERAITSGYDNDTQLKRVLLKLDGIETRSAI, encoded by the coding sequence ATGGACGACCACACCCCGACCCGACGAAAAATCCTCTATGTAGCCAATCTCGAGTTCGCGGGAACATCGGTCCATCGCGTGGAAGCGATGAAGCGGCTCGGCCAGGAAGTCGTAACATTTACCCCCGCTGCTTCCCTTCCTCAGTCGCGCATTCTGGCCAAGCTTCGCTACTACTACCCGGTCGGGCCGCTGGTTTCCGGGGTAAACCGCGACCTGCTCAAAATGGTGCATAGAGAAAGGCCCGATGTCGTCTGGTTCGACAAGCCGTTGTTTTTCACACCGGAGACGATTCAAGAGATCAAGTCCACCGGCGCAACAACCGTTTGCTACAACCAGGACAATCCCTTCGGGCCGCGAAATGATGGCTGCTGGATGCAGTTCCTCCGTGCGTATCGGTACTTTGACCTGAATTGTCTTTTTCGCAAAGCCGATGTCATCCGCTACCAGGGTTGGAATCTGCCGTACATTGAACTCCAGTTCAGCCACGATCCGCAGCAGAACTTTCCGCCGCCAGCTGAATGGACAGATGCTCAGCGACACCGCGAAGTATCCTTTACCGGCAGCCCCTTCGACGACCGGGCAGAGTTCCTGATGACACTGGCCGAAAAACATCGGCTCCCGGTTCTGATCACCGGCCCACGTTGGGAACGCGGCCTGAACCAGCAACAGATTGAGAAGTACGTGACCGGCGGACTCCTGACTTCGGACGCCTATCGGGAAAACATCTGGCGGTCAAAGATCAACCTGGCCTTCGTAACCCATTCGAATGAAGACGATGTGGCGCACAAGGCCTTCGAGATCACGGCCTGCGGATCGTTTCTTCTCGCAGAGCGGACAGCTGCGCATCTCGCTGCATTCAAAGAAGACGAGGAAGCCGTCTTCTTCTCGACTGTGGAAGAATGTGCTGACAAAGCCCGCTACTATCTCGATCATGCATCGGAACGCGCATCAATCGCCAGTCGCGGACGAGAACGCGCCATAACCTCAGGCTATGACAACGACACGCAGTTGAAGCGTGTGCTGCTCAAACTCGACGGGATCGAGACGCGATCGGCTATTTAG
- a CDS encoding DinB family protein, which produces MSKRLWFLFAAVMAVPVVLHGQTPTAPPANPITASEKGLYGYVSNAVIGAAQKMPEENYSFKPVPEVRSFGQLVGHEAEENYFFCSLATGAENPGKGIEKTKTSKADLVAALKDAVAYCNTAFEGMTDAKGAQMTKFMNFDIAKITLLSLNTAHTDEHYGNMVTYLRIKGIVPPTSENPPAQAPK; this is translated from the coding sequence TTGAGCAAGAGACTTTGGTTTTTATTTGCCGCAGTAATGGCCGTTCCTGTTGTTCTACACGGACAAACGCCGACTGCTCCACCAGCGAATCCGATTACCGCCAGCGAAAAAGGCCTCTATGGGTATGTGAGCAACGCGGTCATTGGCGCGGCTCAGAAAATGCCGGAAGAGAACTACTCGTTCAAACCAGTGCCGGAAGTTCGGAGTTTTGGCCAACTGGTCGGTCATGAGGCCGAGGAAAATTACTTCTTCTGCTCGCTGGCCACGGGTGCAGAGAATCCTGGGAAGGGCATAGAAAAAACGAAGACCTCAAAGGCCGATCTGGTAGCCGCGCTCAAGGACGCCGTTGCGTATTGCAATACAGCGTTTGAAGGCATGACCGATGCCAAGGGCGCTCAGATGACGAAATTCATGAACTTCGACATAGCGAAGATCACGTTGCTTTCGCTCAATACCGCGCATACGGACGAGCACTATGGAAACATGGTGACCTATTTGCGAATCAAGGGAATTGTGCCGCCGACCAGCGAAAATCCGCCTGCCCAAGCGCCGAAGTAA
- a CDS encoding TonB-dependent receptor produces the protein MCDPVPSPLRRRLCCSLLLLIAFFVTRNTPAQTVTGNITGTVTDPSGAIVSGANVTATDTATGIQTQATTNESGVYTIRFLPIGQYQVSISASGFVTAQYPPFQLEINQSVKIDGKLQVGATTQTVSVQADVAPILNTTDGSRGLVLSTNEIQNVPLNGRNFSSITLYVPGAINTDPTGMTGSNGIERNTYNNGIASINGNRNQANNYTLDGIDMNEGQNNLIAYNPAPDAIQQINVISANAPAEYGNVNGGDVISVLRSGSDHFHGSAYAFLENYNLDANSWGNKHQVPIIPTNPYTQTIFGGTIGGPILHHRLFFFADYEGVRKHTGGTGMASVLTGAMRAGDFSSLLPAGIQLYNTQNNFAPYNNNQIPVVNPVIQYLAAHPQYYPLPNASPTDNLLQNNYQGAQSSFIVNNQGDFKVEWDPRDADKITGYYAQSDAFDGQVAVLPISFPPQNVYPSKLFGANWVHIFSPNIVNSARIGFTRVRWDNSIPTDPTGAFGLTGNNVVGIPFGTQIYPGFSGQSLNNNASYLGSPANIQVIRDNTFSYGDNLTWQHGLHFFSMGVEAIRYQQNYFNADNFGFLGTFNYNGNFTSNPDPSVTNGAGYGPADFVLDRVSQAEIAGPNGLVGNRQWRTAVFFQDDWKIMPNLTLNLGIRYEFDQPWYEVNNKTANVLLATGQVIYAHSIPAGAAPGSGLCNNRACYQPNYTQIMPRIGFAWQATPRFVLRGGYGASSFFEGNAGNQRLTSSPPFVLANNKLALAPTVGNGGTPYTVEEGFSSNPGDINYAGQGYGAWPQNIQPAYIQEFSLTTEYALNPSTSLSVGYVGETGQHLIDYRNANQLPYAGATAPYLNLVGQGGPLLLTESNAMMNYNAGQATLRHRATRGFEYTVNYTYARAMTNSAGNYGVPNVNGQNGAFQNGYNGHADYGPAGQDVRNALSAIGVYALPFGRGQQFGSHVNRVVDTFVGGWSLSGSVIAYSGFPVTINSPVSSNTNSYGQERANQYRKFKIQNRSINNWWGTDPSVPTATNCVTQGVDNGVCAYGNPANNEFGTASVGSERAPGYEQIDSSAFKDFHITESQTVGFRADFFNLFNIASYGNPDNTVGHSSFGQITSVRSPARQIQLSLHYSF, from the coding sequence ATGTGCGACCCAGTACCCTCCCCTCTACGCAGGCGGCTTTGTTGTAGCCTCCTGCTCCTCATCGCATTCTTCGTTACAAGAAATACGCCTGCTCAGACCGTAACCGGGAACATCACGGGAACGGTGACCGACCCGAGCGGCGCGATTGTTTCCGGAGCCAACGTTACCGCTACCGACACCGCCACTGGAATCCAAACCCAGGCCACGACCAACGAATCGGGCGTCTATACCATCCGCTTTCTCCCCATCGGCCAATATCAGGTTTCCATCTCGGCCTCGGGATTTGTCACAGCGCAATATCCGCCGTTTCAACTTGAAATCAATCAGAGCGTCAAGATCGACGGCAAACTGCAAGTCGGCGCAACCACGCAAACCGTGAGCGTCCAAGCCGATGTCGCTCCCATTCTCAACACCACGGATGGCTCGCGCGGTCTGGTTCTCTCTACCAATGAAATTCAGAATGTCCCGCTCAACGGACGTAACTTCTCAAGCATCACCTTGTACGTCCCTGGAGCCATCAACACCGATCCCACCGGCATGACCGGCAGCAACGGCATCGAGCGTAACACCTACAACAACGGCATCGCGTCCATCAACGGCAACCGCAATCAGGCGAACAACTACACCCTCGACGGCATTGACATGAACGAGGGCCAGAACAACCTCATCGCCTACAACCCTGCGCCGGACGCCATTCAGCAGATCAACGTCATTTCTGCCAACGCGCCTGCCGAGTACGGCAACGTCAACGGTGGAGACGTGATCAGCGTTCTCCGGAGTGGAAGCGATCACTTCCACGGATCGGCCTACGCATTTCTTGAGAACTACAACCTGGACGCCAACAGTTGGGGCAACAAGCATCAGGTGCCCATTATTCCCACGAACCCCTACACGCAGACCATCTTCGGCGGAACGATCGGTGGCCCCATCCTGCACCACAGGCTCTTCTTCTTTGCCGATTATGAAGGCGTGCGCAAACATACCGGCGGCACCGGCATGGCCAGCGTCCTTACCGGCGCCATGCGCGCGGGTGATTTCTCTTCTCTGCTCCCGGCTGGAATCCAGCTCTACAATACGCAGAACAACTTTGCCCCTTACAACAACAACCAGATTCCGGTTGTGAACCCGGTCATTCAGTACCTCGCCGCGCATCCCCAGTACTACCCTCTGCCCAATGCATCGCCAACCGACAACCTACTCCAGAACAACTATCAGGGAGCGCAGAGCAGCTTCATCGTCAACAATCAGGGTGACTTCAAAGTGGAATGGGACCCGCGCGATGCGGACAAGATCACCGGCTACTACGCACAGTCTGACGCCTTTGACGGCCAGGTTGCGGTGCTTCCCATCAGCTTCCCGCCACAGAACGTTTATCCCAGTAAGCTCTTCGGCGCGAACTGGGTGCACATCTTCTCACCCAACATCGTCAACTCCGCCCGCATCGGATTTACCCGCGTCCGCTGGGACAACAGCATTCCCACCGACCCAACAGGAGCCTTCGGCCTGACTGGAAATAACGTCGTCGGCATTCCCTTTGGGACACAGATTTATCCCGGCTTCTCCGGACAGAGCCTCAACAACAACGCAAGTTATCTCGGCTCGCCGGCAAACATTCAGGTGATCCGTGACAACACCTTCAGCTATGGCGACAACCTCACCTGGCAGCACGGTCTGCACTTCTTCAGCATGGGCGTTGAGGCCATCCGCTATCAGCAGAACTACTTCAACGCCGACAACTTCGGCTTCCTTGGAACCTTCAACTACAACGGTAATTTCACCTCAAATCCCGATCCCAGCGTCACCAACGGCGCCGGTTACGGACCAGCCGACTTCGTGCTCGATCGCGTAAGCCAGGCGGAAATCGCGGGTCCTAATGGTCTCGTCGGCAACCGCCAGTGGCGCACCGCCGTCTTCTTCCAGGACGACTGGAAGATCATGCCCAATCTCACCCTCAACCTCGGCATCCGCTACGAGTTCGATCAGCCCTGGTATGAGGTCAACAACAAGACAGCCAACGTTCTGCTCGCTACCGGTCAGGTCATCTACGCGCACAGCATTCCCGCCGGCGCTGCACCAGGTTCGGGCCTTTGCAATAACCGCGCTTGCTATCAACCGAACTACACGCAGATCATGCCGCGCATCGGATTCGCCTGGCAGGCAACACCCCGTTTCGTCCTCCGCGGCGGATACGGCGCTTCCAGCTTCTTTGAAGGCAACGCCGGCAACCAGCGGCTCACCTCCAGCCCGCCGTTTGTTCTGGCAAACAACAAGCTGGCGCTTGCGCCGACGGTAGGCAATGGTGGCACGCCCTATACCGTCGAGGAAGGCTTCAGTTCCAACCCCGGCGACATCAACTATGCCGGACAGGGTTACGGCGCATGGCCGCAGAACATTCAGCCGGCCTATATCCAGGAATTCAGCCTGACCACCGAGTACGCATTGAACCCGAGCACTTCGCTGTCCGTTGGCTATGTTGGCGAAACCGGCCAGCACCTCATCGACTACCGCAACGCTAACCAGCTTCCGTATGCCGGCGCCACGGCTCCCTATCTCAACCTCGTCGGTCAGGGCGGCCCTCTGCTGCTCACCGAATCAAACGCCATGATGAACTACAACGCCGGACAGGCGACGCTGCGTCATCGCGCCACCCGCGGCTTTGAGTACACCGTGAACTACACTTATGCCCGCGCTATGACGAACAGCGCTGGAAACTATGGCGTGCCGAACGTCAACGGCCAGAATGGAGCCTTCCAGAATGGCTATAACGGCCACGCCGACTACGGCCCTGCCGGACAGGACGTGCGCAATGCCTTGTCGGCAATTGGCGTCTATGCACTTCCCTTCGGCCGCGGACAGCAATTCGGATCTCACGTAAACCGTGTGGTCGATACCTTCGTCGGCGGCTGGTCGCTCTCCGGATCGGTCATTGCCTACTCCGGCTTCCCCGTCACCATAAACTCGCCTGTTTCCAGCAACACCAATAGCTACGGCCAGGAACGCGCGAACCAGTACCGCAAATTCAAGATTCAAAACCGCAGCATCAACAACTGGTGGGGAACCGATCCATCTGTCCCGACCGCAACAAATTGTGTTACGCAGGGAGTTGATAACGGCGTTTGTGCCTACGGAAATCCCGCAAATAACGAGTTCGGGACCGCCAGTGTAGGCAGTGAGCGTGCTCCCGGGTACGAGCAGATCGATAGCTCCGCCTTCAAGGACTTCCACATCACTGAAAGCCAGACAGTCGGCTTCCGCGCCGATTTCTTCAATCTCTTCAACATTGCCAGCTATGGCAATCCCGACAATACAGTAGGACACTCCAGCTTCGGCCAGATCACCAGCGTCCGCTCGCCGGCGCGTCAGATCCAACTGTCGCTCCACTACAGCTTCTGA